The genome window ACGGCCATTACCACCCCCTCTACCCCACGCCGCGGGAGCGGCTGGCGGCCGTGGGGCACCGATTTGAGAAAGCCAGCGGCTTTATAAGCTACGGCTACGAGAACTGCGTGCGGTTTCGGGGCATGCGGCCCGGTAACCTTCGCAGCATTGAGGGCCAGATTTTGCGCGCCTATCAGAACTCGCCCAAGCACAACGCAACCCTACTCGACCCCCACCCCACCAAAGTGGGCATTGCTACCATCTACGACGGCGACGAGCTGCAGAACTCCATGGTTTTCTGCATTTAGCTTTCCGCCGCTTGGGGTAGTGGCGCGGCTCTCTACTCCAGCAATTGCACCATTTCATCAACCAAGTGGGCATCCATGGGCTTGATAAAGTAGCCCTGCACGGCGGTGTAGGAGGTGGCCCTTTTGATGTCGTCGGGGTTAATGGAGGAGGTGAGCACGCACACGGGCACGGGCTTGGGCCAGTGCTCGGCCGAAAGGGCGTCTAGAAACTCCCAGCCATCCATGACGGGCATGTTCAGGTCTAGCAAAATCAAATCTGGGAGTTTGGCGGGCTGGTCGGAGGCGCGGTGAAGCGCGTCCAGGGCGGGCTGCCCGTTCTTGTACTTTTGCACGCGCTTGAACGCCCCGTGCTGCTGCAGATACAACTCCGTGATTTTGGACGTAATGAAGTCGTCCTCAATGACATATACTAACTCAAACAATTTCACTAAAGTACACTTTGAAGGTAGTACCCACGCCAACTTCGCTGGCGACTTCAATTTTGCCGTTCATGGCTTCAATCTGGTTCTTCACAATAAAAAGGCCCAGCCCGCGCG of Hymenobacter sublimis contains these proteins:
- a CDS encoding CAP domain-containing protein, coding for MNYVYVLLLTCFTSLSNVVGSGHRETAAPVQQWADVDTARELLRQCNAYRQRAGLPPLVLSETACRAARLQAIYNLTHRTHGHYHPLYPTPRERLAAVGHRFEKASGFISYGYENCVRFRGMRPGNLRSIEGQILRAYQNSPKHNATLLDPHPTKVGIATIYDGDELQNSMVFCI
- a CDS encoding response regulator — protein: MKLFELVYVIEDDFITSKITELYLQQHGAFKRVQKYKNGQPALDALHRASDQPAKLPDLILLDLNMPVMDGWEFLDALSAEHWPKPVPVCVLTSSINPDDIKRATSYTAVQGYFIKPMDAHLVDEMVQLLE